Genomic window (Zymoseptoria tritici IPO323 chromosome 1, whole genome shotgun sequence):
CTGAGTCTTCTCCTCGGTGGCGCCTTCGGTTGTGGCGGGTTCGGCGGCGATGGGAAGACCGATCTTCTGTGCGATGGACTCGCCCAGCGTGAgttccttcttcttggccATCTTCGCCTTGTGGGCTGCGCCAGCGAGATCGTCTTGTTTTTTTGCGAGCTTGGCCTTGACACTGGCCGGCGTGATGCCCTTGTTGAGCTGCTCCTGTTCGTACTTGGTGAGATCCTCCTTCTTGAGGTCGCGAATGGTAAGACGGCCATTTGAAGGCGCTGCGACGGCGGCTgcaggaggagaagacgCAAGCGGCTTGCCATCCATGTCCACATCCAAAGCCTTCGCGGCCTGCTCCAGCAAGAACGCGAGAGGATCTTCGACGGGTTGATGCAGGGTCTGCATATGCTGCTTGAGTtgctcgtccgtctcgaAGCCCTGCAGAGATGCATCGCATGTGGTGTCCTGACAGCGGAACTTGTGCTTGTCGGCTTCACGCTGAGCTTCCattcgctgctgctgctgctgcagtTGTTGGAGGTTCTTCCGCGCAATCTCGGGACTCGGCTTAGAAATTGGGATAGCAGGACTTGCTGCAGGTGCTGCCGGTGTGCCTCCTTGCTGCGCTGCTGGAGTCGAACCTTGACTGTCCatcttgcgcttcttggaCGGAGGGAACTTGAGTTTATCTGGGGTGAGCTCATTCCGACCCGGCTCATACTTGGGAACGCCGTGTGGACTCGTACTCGACCAGTCAAAGGTCTTGTTGTCGGTTGGAGCTGGAGGTACCTTTGATGTCGCCGAGGCCTTGCGTACATGCCCCTGCTGAGATGGCTTCTGTGCCATGGGTGGCGCCTCTTTTGCTTGTGGTGGAGAAACATTCTGAGCCTGAGCGGCCTTGGCCTGAGCGAGCTCCATGGCATTGCGCCTCTGCTTCACCTCGCTCATGTAGTTGCCCAGTGCGATTTCGATCTCGGCCAGTCGCTCAGGAGTAACGGAAAGGTAATCCTTGATGTTGCCATCCGGGCCGGAAGCATTCTGCCGGATGAGGATCTGCCACTCCAATACTTCTTTCAGTCGTTGAGGAGCCATTCCGCTCGTCAGCGCAAAGCCAAAGGTGCTCCCGATCCTGTGTAGAGGTATCCACAATTTCCTCATGCTGGCACGTGCCTTCTCATGACCTGCGGCATCAATCATGACGGCTGGGCCCTTTTGGCTGTCCCGGACAACCTCATTGTACATCTTGCTCATCAACTCAGCCTGAGCTGGAGTGAACTTTGGTTGATTGGGGTTCATCGCCATGCTCGGTGCCTGGGACGGGTTCGGGTTGACGGGTGGCCCTGCTTGACCTTGTGCCTTGCGCAGAGCCTCGCGTTGCGCCTGCTGGAAGCGCTGAGCCTTTTGCAGGAAAGCTTCGCGCTCAGCGGGGGACAACTTCGCCAGCATTTCCGGTGTCGGACGTGGCATCTGCGGCTGAGACGTCTGCGACTTGTTCACTTGCATGTTGGGTGCTTGTGGGACATGCTGCTTGGCAGCCTGACTTGAAATCTCAACAACATCGTCGTTGCCTTGCTGGTGAGTTTGTTGTGTGCGCTGCGCGGCTTGGTTCGCATTCGACATCTTGGCTTGTGGCGCCACACCAGAATGCGCAGGCGGACCAGGCATTTGGCCGGCCTGCATCATGttccgctgctgctgagccTGGAGTTGAGCGCTCTGCGCCGCCTTGTGGATTGCAGTCTCTCGCATTCTCTGAAGAGCGGACCTTATATTCGCATCGGGAAGGTTCTGTTGGTTGGCAGGCAACTTGGCCCTGAAGTCCATCACCTCCTGTGCTGAGAATGCGAACTGAGGCATTCGTTGCTGGCCACCATCTTGACCGGTCTGCTGACCCTGATTGGGCGTCTGCATCATAGGCGCTGGCGGAACCATCTGCGCAGGTGGTGCACTGGGTTGCGGTTGCGAGCTGTTGTTCGCCATCTGACCGGGCGGAgcctgctgttgctgctgcaaTTGCATCTgatgctgttgctgctgcgatTGCTGTTGTTGCATCTGGAGTTGTTGCATTCGTAGACTCTGCTGCTGATGCAAGTTCTTGATTGCATTATTGACCTCTTCCGGGTGACTCTGAAACCAAGCCTGCTGCATTTGTGACGCTCGCTCCAGAGTCCCCGGAGGCACCGTCGTCATGTTTTGGTTGATGTGCATCTTCAAGTCACCCCATCGTACAACGCCTTGCGGGACGGCGATCTGCAATTGCGAAGGGGCCATTTTCGGAAACGGCATGAGGTCCATGGCTTGGCCTCTCATccgctgttgttgctgctgttgaaTGCGGGCCTGCTGCATCTGCGCGGCCTGTTCCATGGTCATGGCTTGCTGATCCATCGGCGGTTGGGCATTGAATCCGGGAATAGCGTTGGCAACGTTTTGCTGCATCATCTGCGCTTGCTGTTTGGGCTGCTCTGGAGCTCCCATGTTCGGCATTCCTTGCTGGCCTGACTGACCTTGCTGCCCTTGCTGTGCTTGTTGAGGCTGCCTCGAGACATTCGTCGCCATTTTCGTGAGAATAGCTTGCGCCTGGTGAGACGGCATAGCTCGCAACTTCGCCTGGACGTCCGGACTCAGTCTCGACATGACCACCATGAGCTGCTGGTTGGTCAGCTGCGAAGGCATTTGACCCatttgctgttgttgctgctgttgggTGTTCTGGTTGAGCATGTTCTGGTGATGTTGTGCAATCTGACTTGCCGGGTTCATTGGCGTCGCAGGCATTGGCTGCTGTCGGTTCGTCTGCGGCGTTCCAGGTGTTGTCTGGCCAGGAGCAGCCATCGGACGATTCAGCATGGGCATGGCCGGGCTGTTGACTTGACCGGGAGCATTGTTTCCAAAAGCGTTCGGGGTGTGAAGACCTCCAGGCTGGCCTTGAAGTTGACTTTGCTGTTGTCTCGAAGCCATAGTCTGCCTGGCCATCATTTGCTTCTGTATCGCCTCCCTTTGCTGTGCATCCTTTTGCTGTGCAAAGAACATTTGCATCTGGTTGGGATTCATCGAATTGCCATTGGCGCCCTGGCCGACCTGACCGACCTGACCGGCCTGATTGCCGAGCATCTGTGGGTTGACGTTCTGTGGCAGGTTCATCTGATTCATGTTGTTGGGGTTACCGGCGTTGCCATTGGGATTGTTACTCGCAGGCACGACTTGCTCGCCAGATTCTTGCTGCTTGAGCGCGTTGGCCTGCTGGCCCATTATACTGGAGTAGTCGATATTTTGTCCGGCTTGTGACTGCGGTCGCTGCTGCATGTTGTTGCTCATTTGCATGGTCATGCCGTTATTGCCCATCGGCATTCCCGGCTTGTTCTGCTGGCCGCCATTCTGCATGTTCTGTCGCTTCTGGATGTCTCCGCGCGCCTTCGATGTGAGGAATCTCATGAGTGGATCTCCACCACCTTGAGTCATTTGCGCTCGAGTATGGTCATTCCATCCAGCCAGAAGCTTTTGACGCGCCATGTTCCTCTGATCTTCGGGCATGTTGTTGAATATCTTCTGCGCCTGCATCATCGCTTCTTGCAGAGCCGCCTGAGCCTGCGCACTCTGTCCTTGATTAGCGTtcggctgctgctgttgaccTTGCTGCGCCACATTTTGAGCGCGCATTTGTTGAGCTTGCTGTTGAGCCTGGGCTTGGGCTTGTGCCTGCGCTTGCTGTTGCAGGATCTGTTGCTGTTGaatctgctgctgctgctgatgttGAATCTGGTTCATCTGCAGGGCGGACGGGTTCATTGTGGCgccctgctgctgctgttgttgctgcatGGGCATGGGCGAAGCTTGCATGGGCCGCTGAAGCTGTGCTTGCGCTTGCATGATGGCGTTCTGCCCGCCCATCTGACCCCCTCCTTGCACATTGCCATTTTGAAAGACCATGTTGTTCATGCCGTTGTTGTTCTGCATGCCTGACATGTTCATCATTCCATTCTGCATGTTCATTCCGTTGTTGGCTCCCATCTGTCCGTTGTTCACAAGACCAGCGTTGACGACTTGTTGTTTCCTCTTCTCGCAGATTTCGTTGTATTTTCTCTGCATCTGTTCAATGTACTGCTCTTTATTCTGCGCCTCTGAGATGGCCTTCAACTCAAACTGGATAGCAATCTCCACGCAGCGGTGGGGGTCTGACTTGATGAAGCGTAATTGTGTCACCCTGTAGGAAGTGGTGGTCAGCATGAGTACATCGTCAAATGATCCATCGAATACACACAATTGTAGCACTCTGTTCGCACGATCACGCGGGTCGTAGGTGGCCTGCCACGAGCCCTGGAATCGTGACATGGTCGCACGAATGTCGGCGAAGATCTTAGCTGGAAGCTGCTGGGAGAGGTTGCCTGGCTGAGGACGCTGCATTGTCTGCTGCATTGGTGCTGGTCCGGGCATGCCATTCGGCATCATATTGGGTTGCTCCATGAGAACTTAGCTCCAGCCCACGAGTGGGCGCAGAATGCTAGCGAAGGTGCATGTGCGAATGTATGTGGAGAAAGCACGCGTGAGGTGTGCCTCTTGGGTGAGGAGCGACCGGTCGCAGTCGAAGACGTGAGGTCGTGTGCTCGTGAGCAGAGTATGGGTAGTAGGTGGTGAAGTGGAGGACGTTGTAGGTCGTAGCAAGCAAGTCGACGGTGAAGGGTCACACGGACGTGCGAGGCCACCGGTAGTGAGGCGGACCACGACGGTGACGAGGCTAGTCGACAATGCGTTGCCTTGCGGGTGGAGGCTCGCAGGTGGAGGTCGAGAGTCTTGAGGTTCGAGGACGTGAGGTGAGCGGGGAGCGTTCCGTCTGGGGGGTGAGACAAAGCGGTGGAGACGGTGACGGTGAGGATCTGATCTCGTCCTGTCGGCGTCGACTTGTATTGTGCTGTACAAAGCGTGCGATGAGGCAAAGGAGCGTCGGGGAGTGCAAGGCGGGTAGTGGTGAGTGAGGGTGGCAGTCCGCAGGTGTCTCGGCACAGGGCTGAGTGGTCGCGGACGATCCTTGTCGATCGCACAAGAAAGCCGGGACCGGTGGATACCTTTACTTGCTCGCGGCGATCAGGAGATTGTGCTGAAGTGGACACACAATGTGCGAAATTGTAGTGCGTTCTTGCCGTTCTCAGGAATTCTCGAGTCGATGTGGTAGAattggagaggaagagaagtaAAGAGGTTGCTGAAGATGCGGATGCTCGGTGAGGCGCTGGCGGATGGTGGTACAGACGGGAGACGTGCAGGGAGGGATAGGTGTAAAATGGTGCGCTCAAACCTTAAAAAGGCCTCTCCCGTGGGACATGGATGATTCAGTCCGGCGAGACTGTTTTTCTGCCATGTCAAACGCAGCATAAACCTCAAAAGAGCATTTGGTGTTGAATCCTAGCAGGTCGAATCGAGGACTAGAATCCATATATCTGTTTCAACGTCGTACGTTCAACAAGCAGGACACCTCACGTCCAGATCTACATCGCCCTAGTCGTCCCTTCACTTCCTAGCTTCACGCGAACGGACTAGTCCGCCATGAAACCCAACCGGGGATTTGAAACGTGCTCCACTTCCAGCAGCTCTCTCTATGAGTACTAAACATCAATTATACGCATTCCAGTCTACTAGAATCGTCCGGTGGCAGCGGCAATGTCCAGCAAAGAATGAGTTCCGTGATGTGTAGAGACATTGTCCGCTGTCTGCATCAATCGGTCCTTGTAGCTCTATCGTTTGCACGAGGTCAAGAGAGCTAGGGTCATGTAGACCGCATACTTCCCCGCCGGCAGTACCACACCAGTCCAAACGATCCACTTACGAGTCACCACGCCAGTGCGACGACTTCTTTTGAGCTATGAGCGTTGCGGAATTCCGATCGTCAAGGTCTGCGAGGGATGAAATTGGTGTTGGTCCTCGGTCGCGACGGTTCAATGCAGCGCTCGCAATTGGTCGCGTGTGAAGAGAGCGTGCAAGCACGCCAAagtccagcagcagcaaagcGTACGTCGACCACGTGCAGCAAAAGAGGAGTCTGGTAGCTCCATGTTCGGTTGTTCAACGACCACACAGACAACGATGGCAAAATCGCTGCTGATGAACCCAGGAAGTTGGTGGCAGAATAGAAGTAGATTGTAGGCGAGAAAAGCCGACTATCAATAAATTGGTGGTGCAATAGCACGTAGCATTCGATCTATTAACCTTCATAGCGTTTTTGTGTTCGGACCGCAAATATTCACAAATGGCAGGGCGTCGGTTGTTGATGCATTCGTTACGTTTAAGCGCGGACAACGAGGCCGATGACTGTAAAGAGGAATGTCAGCAATAGATTCATCATACTGGACGTAGGGACCGCAAACTTACTGGCAGCGATGGCAGCAATAGCGGAAAGACCGTTGGAGCTGGCTGCACCAGTGGAGTACTGAGCCGGCATCGAGCCAGTGCTGGATGGAGATGCAGCGCTTGGAGAGCCGGGCATGTACGATGGGCTGGTCGAGTTGCTGGAGCCGGACGAGCCAGAGCCAGAGCCAGACGAGCCAGAGCCAGACGAGCCAGAGCCAGACGAGccagaagaaggagatgcgCTAGCGAGAGGAGCAACACCAGGACTTCCTGATTCGCCGGATGAGCTGCCagaggcggtggtggatgCTTCGGTGGCAGTGGCAGTGGCAGTGCCGGAGGCCATCGCGGAGGAGGCCATCGCGGAGGTGGCGCTGGAGgaagcagaggaggaagtcgagtTCTTGGCCGAGCAGCTCAGGTCGTAGAGAGGATCAGAGTTGACGTCCTGTCCTATAATTCCGAAGCTTGGCGAAGGTACAGAGGGCTCTGCGTCCCTCAGTGTGTACCAGAAGGTAGGTGTGCTAAAATCGGAATCTTAGCAAAATCTCGAAAATAAGGGATGCGGAGGCCCAGCTCGCGATGGCCGTCTCTCCTGGACTCTACGAACTCGCTTTCAATCAACATGCATGCAACCTCCTGCCAGTATCGCTCCGCGTTGTCAACACTCGCTTCCGCCTACGAGTCGCAGCGTCAGTATTTCAGTCGGCACAAGGAGCTCTCCGCTGTTCTGCTTACCTGACCAGACGTGGGTCCGGACACTGGCCAACCGGATTCGGTCATCCACACGGGCTTGCCCATCGAAGCTCCCTTGGTGGCTCCAAAAGACTGATCGAACTGCGACTTGGCGTTGTCAATGGAGTTGGACAGGTCGGTCTCGAAGTACTACGGTCATTCGTCAGCATATTGCTCGAAGGCGGAACTCGCTCGAAGGCGGAACTCCGTTGAGCGTCATAAACGTACTGGGTATCCGTCGTAGCCGAGCCAGTCGATGGCCTCAATGACCTCGTTGTTGGAGCTGTTGGTCCACGCAGTCCAGGTATCGACGTGACCAATGCTGAAGCCCCAGTTCTTCGCCTTGATCTGTTTGATGTACGACAACAATACATCTGGGCCAGCACCAATTCCTGCGAGGGTTGAAGCATCAGCGATGGCTCAGACAATAGGAAGTCTCCAGGGCTCGAAAATGTCAAAGATTGCCCAAAAATTTGCTTACCGGCCTTGTTCTTGATACCGGTCGCGGTCACACGGTACAGATCCTCGCTTCCACAAGACAGACCGACCACGAGATCAGTGAATTTGCTGCCGTACTGTTGGATGGCCTTGTCAATAGCAGCCAGTTCCTAAAACAGAAGGACAAAAGGGTCAGCAACGGTTCGGACACAGACGACATAGACGGACTGAGAGCTGCTGAAATAGCCTagcccgagagacaatctcgaACGGCTGCAGACTCCCTGCTCCTCGGGTTCCTTACGTTCGTGACGGCCTCCTGGCCAGCGGACGCCCAGATACCAAGCAGGAGCTTCGTATTAGTTGCGATTGCGGCCGGAATAGCGGCGATGGGATCGTTCTGGGATCCAGTCTGGATGCTGGTGTACAGACGCTGTTTAAAGGCAGGTCGAGTCAGCACGGTTCCAGGCAAAGCGAGCTGAGCGTCGGGCCCTTGAAGAACAGCTTCCACGTACGGCGGCGTTCCACCCAGACTGCGAAGAGGTTAGCAAGATGTCCAACAGGATGACCGTATGTAGAAGCTGGTGAGCTGTCTACACTTCGTTTTGCATACAGTTCCGGGAAGGTTCTGCGCCCTCTTGAAGTCGGTCTCGAAGTCTGCGGAATTCGTTCAGCCACATCCCATAACTCTCTGTTGACCGCATCGCTGACCTTGCTGAGTCTTCGCAGCACCAGTCGTCAAGCCAGCACCGTAGTTGAAACCCTGGAGCGCGGCGTTGGCGGAAGCAGCACCCGCAACGACGATAGCGGAGGAGAAACGCATGATGTACGTAGATCTTGTTTCTGGGAACGAATGTGGAAATGGAATAAGTAAAAATCACAAGTCAACAACGAAAGGATGTAGTAAAAGATGACAATAGTAAgcagagagaagaagaacgatgAGGAGCGAGAAGGAAACAAGGAAGATCATAGGGCGATCAAAATACGACGGAGCCGCTTGGGACCGAGACTACTGCAGGACAAGCTCAGCGGTCTGTCAGGTACGCGGTGCCACGCGTCGGGGCCCCCGAATACGGGCCACTCTGCGAGCAAAGACACTTCGAGCCAGTGAGCTTGACTGTCGCTTAAAAGTTAACAAGCCTGCTAAGGAGAACTTTGCGGAGAGTTTGTTATGTAATGCTGTTGCGGATGGAATCGACAGTCAGTCGACTGCTCTAGATCGATTCTGGTGAGTCGTTCTGAAGCAAAGAGAGCTGTCCgtcgttgatgttgttgtgaTGATTCAACGGAATGGACGCCATCATTGGGCAGCCACTCCAGGACTTCCAGGGCTGACCATGGAGATGTCAAGGGTGGCGACCGTTTGGATGTTTCTAAATCGAGATCCACAAACGGGATCGACTGCCGATAGGTCCATTACTCGACTCCCTGCTTGTTCGAACAAAGACCTCGATTTGTGGGTTGTTGTCTACACGAGCAGGAAAGCCTCCCCATCAATCGTTGTCGACTTTGGTATGCCTCTTGCTTATCACTTCGTTTTCTCGAGCGCGTTATAAGACGCTGCGTTCAGCTCCGCTGTTCCAGAGTGGTATTTTCCGCAATTCCGGGCAGGGATCTCACTGGCTGATTCAAACGACATTGGATGCAATTACC
Coding sequences:
- the EXG8 gene encoding putative Exo-beta-1,3-glucanase (Exo-Beta-1,3-Glucanase (Signal P secreted)) — protein: MRFSSAIVVAGAASANAALQGFNYGAGLTTGAAKTQQDFETDFKRAQNLPGTSGWNAARLYTSIQTGSQNDPIAAIPAAIATNTKLLLGIWASAGQEAVTNELAAIDKAIQQYGSKFTDLVVGLSCGSEDLYRVTATGIKNKAGIGAGPDVLLSYIKQIKAKNWGFSIGHVDTWTAWTNSSNNEVIEAIDWLGYDGYPYFETDLSNSIDNAKSQFDQSFGATKGASMGKPVWMTESGWPVSGPTSGQAEASVDNAERYWQEVACMLIESDTPTFWYTLRDAEPSVPSPSFGIIGQDVNSDPLYDLSCSAKNSTSSSASSSATSAMASSAMASGTATATATEASTTASGSSSGESGSPGVAPLASASPSSGSSGSGSSGSGSSGSGSGSSGSSNSTSPSYMPGSPSAASPSSTGSMPAQYSTGAASSNGLSAIAAIAAIIGLVVRA